One Terriglobia bacterium genomic window carries:
- a CDS encoding pyrrolo-quinoline quinone translates to MKTQRASWSARSTGRAEQWDTPQGPAVSAGRWQRVRRLMLACLLLVSAGELPRPAQAQVATSQYDNSRTGSNQRETVLTPRNVNANQFGKLFSMPVDGSIYAQPLYVPRIEIPGKGVHNIVFVATEHDSVYAFDADGNSREALWQVSFINPQKGVTTIPARDVDCPFIEPEIGITSTPVIDVRSGTLYVLARTREKEGAFSNRYVQRLHALAVTTGAEKFGGPVEIKSSARGSGAGSSNGQIEFEPLRENPRAALLLVSDRVYLTWASSCDVGPYHGWVMAYDAHTLAQVAALNTSPDADDSGIWAGDTGPAADPEGNLFLATGNGKFDVVTGGRDYGDSMLKLSLAGNQLLVRDYFTPFNQQELDAEDKDLGSGGPLLLPDQPGPHPHLLVVTGKGGLIYVLDRDQLGGYHSRSDSQIVQTLPGGPDENFGAAAYWNGHVYFIFTGEVPKDFTLSRGRLSVEPARGSRRFLDPGATPTVSSNGSKDGIVWALTSKRWNQPDGPAAVLYAFDASNIARELYSSEMNASRDRAGIGLRFNIPTVVNGRVYVGAKGELDVYGLLSPAAKTGGRN, encoded by the coding sequence ATGAAAACACAACGCGCTTCCTGGTCAGCACGGTCCACGGGGCGGGCGGAGCAGTGGGACACGCCGCAGGGGCCTGCGGTTTCAGCCGGGCGTTGGCAACGGGTCCGCAGGCTTATGCTCGCGTGCTTGCTGCTGGTTTCTGCTGGCGAACTGCCACGGCCTGCGCAGGCGCAGGTGGCCACCTCTCAATACGATAATTCGCGCACGGGGTCGAACCAACGCGAGACGGTGCTGACGCCGCGGAACGTCAACGCCAATCAGTTTGGCAAGCTGTTCTCAATGCCGGTTGACGGCTCCATTTACGCCCAGCCGCTCTACGTGCCGCGTATCGAGATACCGGGAAAAGGCGTCCACAACATCGTTTTTGTGGCTACGGAGCACGACAGCGTTTACGCCTTCGACGCTGATGGCAATTCCAGAGAGGCGCTCTGGCAGGTCAGCTTCATCAATCCGCAGAAAGGTGTCACCACAATTCCCGCGCGCGACGTCGACTGCCCCTTCATCGAGCCTGAAATCGGAATCACTTCCACGCCCGTCATCGACGTCCGCAGCGGAACGCTTTATGTGCTGGCGCGAACCAGGGAGAAGGAAGGCGCGTTCAGCAACCGCTACGTGCAGCGATTGCACGCCCTGGCGGTGACCACCGGCGCGGAAAAATTCGGCGGGCCGGTGGAAATCAAGTCGTCCGCCAGGGGAAGCGGAGCGGGCAGTTCCAACGGGCAGATCGAGTTCGAACCCTTGCGCGAAAACCCGCGCGCGGCGCTGCTGCTTGTGAGCGACAGGGTGTATCTAACCTGGGCCTCCTCGTGCGATGTAGGCCCGTACCACGGCTGGGTGATGGCTTATGACGCGCACACCCTGGCCCAGGTGGCGGCCCTCAACACTTCGCCCGATGCGGATGACAGCGGAATCTGGGCGGGCGACACCGGCCCGGCGGCAGACCCGGAGGGCAACCTCTTTCTTGCCACCGGCAATGGAAAATTTGACGTAGTGACGGGCGGGAGGGACTACGGCGACAGCATGCTGAAGCTCAGCCTCGCAGGAAATCAACTGCTGGTGCGCGACTATTTCACGCCTTTCAACCAGCAAGAACTGGACGCCGAAGACAAGGACCTCGGGTCGGGCGGACCACTGCTGCTTCCTGACCAGCCTGGGCCGCATCCTCATCTCCTCGTCGTCACGGGCAAAGGCGGCCTCATCTACGTGCTCGATCGCGACCAGCTCGGCGGCTATCACTCGCGCAGCGACAGCCAGATTGTGCAAACTCTCCCCGGCGGACCGGATGAGAACTTTGGCGCCGCCGCGTACTGGAACGGGCACGTCTATTTTATTTTCACCGGTGAAGTGCCGAAGGATTTTACCCTTTCGCGCGGCAGACTCTCAGTCGAGCCCGCTCGAGGCAGCCGGAGATTTCTCGATCCAGGCGCGACTCCGACGGTGTCCTCCAACGGATCGAAGGACGGCATCGTCTGGGCGCTGACTTCAAAGCGATGGAACCAGCCCGACGGGCCAGCCGCCGTGCTCTACGCGTTCGACGCCTCCAACATCGCCCGCGAGCTCTATTCGAGCGAGATGAACGCTTCGCGCGATCGCGCGGGCATCGGGCTGCGCTTCAACATCCCCACCGTTGTCAACGGGCGAGTCTACGTGGGCGCCAAGGGCGAACTGGACGTCTATGGCCTGCTATCGCCCGCTGCCAAAACGGGTGGCCGTAATTGA
- a CDS encoding VOC family protein has translation MATMRKITPHLWFDKQAKQAAEIYTSAVPGSSITHAMTLHNTPSGDCDLVWFELSGQPFAAISAGPLFKFNPAISFHIKCGTKDEVDAAWQKLSEGGKVLMPLDAYPFSERFGWTEDRFGLSWQVIYVSGGGIKQRITPVLMFVGNACGKAEEAMHFYASVFNAPSPTVFARYGKAAEPDQEGTVQYAQFTLLGQEFGAMDSARRHDFAFNEAISFMVPCDSQEEIDSLWAKLSADPKAEQCGWLKDKFGVSWQITPAILDELMFSPDQNQVIRVTQALLKMKKFDIAELQHVAASQ, from the coding sequence ATGGCAACCATGCGAAAAATCACTCCGCATTTGTGGTTTGATAAGCAAGCGAAGCAGGCGGCCGAAATCTATACGTCGGCAGTTCCCGGCTCAAGCATCACGCACGCCATGACGCTGCACAACACGCCCTCGGGCGATTGCGACCTTGTCTGGTTTGAACTCTCCGGGCAGCCGTTCGCGGCCATCAGCGCCGGACCGCTTTTCAAATTCAACCCCGCGATCTCATTCCACATCAAGTGCGGCACGAAAGACGAAGTGGATGCCGCCTGGCAGAAGCTCTCCGAGGGCGGAAAGGTTCTGATGCCGCTCGACGCCTACCCCTTCAGCGAGCGCTTTGGCTGGACAGAAGACCGGTTCGGGCTTTCCTGGCAGGTGATTTATGTGAGCGGCGGCGGGATCAAACAGCGGATCACGCCGGTGCTGATGTTTGTGGGCAACGCGTGCGGCAAGGCGGAAGAAGCAATGCACTTTTACGCTTCAGTGTTCAACGCTCCGTCGCCGACGGTCTTTGCCCGTTATGGCAAGGCAGCCGAACCGGACCAGGAGGGGACCGTGCAATACGCCCAATTCACCCTGCTGGGCCAGGAGTTCGGAGCCATGGATTCCGCCCGCCGGCACGATTTCGCTTTCAATGAAGCGATTTCCTTCATGGTACCTTGCGACAGCCAGGAGGAAATCGACTCGCTCTGGGCGAAGCTTTCCGCCGATCCCAAAGCCGAACAGTGCGGCTGGCTGAAGGATAAATTTGGCGTGTCATGGCAGATTACTCCGGCCATCCTGGACGAACTGATGTTCAGCCCCGACCAGAACCAGGTGATACGAGTCACGCAGGCCTTGCTTAAAATGAAAAAGTTCGATATCGCAGAATTGCAACACGTCGCCGCCAGCCAGTGA
- a CDS encoding di-heme oxidoredictase family protein has protein sequence MKKVALVGSGLALCLIATCTLFPGSSEAPAGFDGQTNGLVDQKTHVADQDKFDEVEQTSDGLGPLYNAQSCRECHQSPVSGGVSQMSELRVGHRDPGGQFENPSIPVAHGKTVITGRTLVNDRAICPSGAFPSVELQERVPDTEVIQATRMAVNLLGDGFVEAVPDQELLDLARTECRRSHRRICGQALYVPLLEAPGKTAIGRFGWKDQQASLLSFASDAYLNEMGITNKLLPTEVTAICNTAPEPNDKPGADGLEDIDHFARFIRATKAPPRDMALADTPEAETGSKLFDKIGCSTCHVGTLVTAPAGTEIDGATFKVPDALGSKTFHPYSDFLLHDVGTGDGIAVAVQEHFGSAAMKRTWQNLSYKSFQDAANKVRTAPLWGVRTHSRLMHDGMSLTLADAILRHQKEAHEVAEKFRRLKPKEKAALITFLDSL, from the coding sequence ATGAAAAAAGTTGCGCTGGTCGGGAGCGGGCTGGCACTTTGCCTCATTGCAACTTGTACGTTGTTTCCAGGCAGTTCTGAAGCTCCGGCGGGTTTTGACGGCCAAACCAACGGGCTTGTCGATCAGAAAACCCACGTCGCAGACCAGGACAAGTTTGACGAAGTCGAACAGACCAGCGACGGGTTGGGGCCGCTGTACAATGCCCAATCCTGCCGCGAGTGCCATCAGAGTCCGGTCTCCGGCGGAGTTAGCCAGATGTCCGAACTTCGCGTCGGGCACCGAGACCCGGGTGGGCAGTTCGAGAACCCAAGCATACCCGTGGCCCACGGAAAAACCGTCATCACGGGTCGAACCCTGGTCAACGACCGCGCCATCTGCCCCAGCGGCGCCTTTCCAAGTGTCGAACTCCAGGAGAGAGTGCCGGACACCGAAGTGATTCAAGCCACGCGCATGGCCGTAAACCTTCTCGGCGATGGATTTGTAGAAGCTGTTCCCGACCAGGAACTGCTCGATCTCGCCAGGACGGAGTGCCGCCGGTCGCACCGCAGGATTTGCGGTCAAGCGCTCTACGTTCCCCTCCTCGAAGCACCCGGCAAAACCGCCATCGGGCGCTTTGGTTGGAAGGACCAGCAGGCCAGCCTGCTCTCCTTTGCAAGCGACGCCTACCTTAATGAAATGGGGATCACCAACAAATTGCTTCCCACGGAGGTCACGGCGATCTGCAATACGGCGCCCGAACCCAATGACAAGCCCGGAGCCGACGGCCTGGAGGACATCGACCACTTCGCGCGCTTCATTCGCGCCACCAAAGCGCCGCCGCGCGACATGGCGCTCGCAGACACGCCCGAGGCCGAGACGGGATCCAAGCTCTTCGACAAGATTGGCTGCTCCACCTGCCACGTCGGCACACTGGTGACAGCACCGGCAGGGACTGAGATCGATGGGGCCACATTTAAAGTCCCCGACGCGCTCGGCAGCAAGACATTCCATCCGTATAGCGACTTTCTGCTCCACGATGTAGGAACGGGCGACGGCATTGCCGTCGCCGTGCAGGAACATTTCGGCTCCGCCGCCATGAAGCGGACGTGGCAGAATCTTTCTTACAAGAGCTTTCAGGACGCTGCCAACAAAGTTCGCACGGCGCCGCTTTGGGGAGTGCGCACGCATTCCCGCCTGATGCATGACGGGATGTCCCTGACGCTAGCTGACGCAATCCTCCGCCACCAGAAAGAAGCACACGAGGTCGCGGAAAAGTTCAGGCGCCTCAAGCCCAAAGAAAAGGCCGCTCTTATTACCTTTCTCGACTCGCTGTAA
- a CDS encoding polymer-forming cytoskeletal protein has translation MGLNFIARQLRQASQGTADDDEIVALLDPGIEIEGRIKVPSGMIRLDCQFKGTICSAGTVVVASQAEIEGDIEAEKVSVAGKVKGSIHATKQLEIKEHGILLGDIETPSLKLESGAYFTGHCDMPTCVIEKSARNEVATDREQA, from the coding sequence ATGGGTCTTAACTTTATTGCACGACAACTTCGGCAGGCTAGCCAGGGCACGGCTGACGACGACGAAATCGTTGCCTTGCTCGATCCGGGGATTGAGATTGAAGGCCGGATCAAAGTGCCCTCGGGAATGATCCGGCTGGACTGCCAGTTCAAAGGCACAATCTGCTCGGCGGGGACCGTGGTGGTGGCCAGCCAGGCAGAGATCGAAGGCGACATCGAGGCGGAGAAAGTCAGCGTCGCGGGCAAGGTAAAAGGGAGCATCCACGCCACGAAGCAACTCGAAATCAAAGAGCACGGCATATTGTTGGGCGATATTGAGACGCCCTCGCTAAAACTCGAGTCCGGCGCTTACTTCACCGGCCACTGCGACATGCCCACTTGCGTCATTGAGAAATCGGCGCGGAATGAAGTTGCTACAGACCGCGAGCAGGCATAG
- a CDS encoding TldD/PmbA family protein, with protein MLKRERAKEIFKKVLKYSTADETEAFITSTAYALTRFANNGIHQNVAEEGLNLSVRAVVNQRTARASTNKLDENSIRQVCEAALALARLQPADPDLLPMPGPQMYRAVDRFDTESAELSPQARAETVRTAIERAGKDGLTAAGVYSNGTFVTGLFNSRGLEAFHEETSSEFSITMLKEESSGWAKKTSPSCMELEPEMLADRAVSKALESERPQDIAPGKYTVILEPAAVLDLLGFLFFDFGGLAVQERRSCLTGRVGEKLFGENINIRDDVFHPLQAGAPFDGEGIPRQRVKLVEKGKVTNLVYARATARKMGKTATGHGFPLPNEYGEAPMNIVMEGGKKTVENMVKSTARGLLVTRLWYIREVDPYQKILTGMTRDGTFWIEDGEVKHGVKNLRFNQSLFDMLNQVEAMGAAQRTAGEESFEMVVPAMKVNEFNFSSATRY; from the coding sequence ATGCTCAAACGCGAACGGGCAAAGGAAATCTTCAAGAAGGTCCTCAAGTATTCCACCGCCGACGAGACGGAAGCTTTTATTACCTCCACGGCTTATGCGCTGACGCGCTTCGCCAACAACGGAATTCACCAGAACGTTGCCGAAGAAGGATTGAACCTCTCGGTGCGGGCGGTGGTCAACCAGCGGACGGCGCGTGCCAGCACCAATAAGCTCGACGAAAATTCCATCCGGCAGGTTTGTGAAGCGGCGCTGGCGCTGGCGCGACTGCAGCCCGCCGACCCTGACCTGCTGCCGATGCCAGGCCCTCAAATGTACCGGGCGGTGGACCGGTTTGACACCGAATCTGCGGAGTTGAGTCCGCAGGCCCGCGCAGAGACGGTCCGGACAGCCATCGAGCGCGCCGGGAAGGACGGCCTGACGGCTGCGGGGGTCTATTCAAACGGGACGTTCGTGACGGGCCTGTTCAACTCGCGCGGCCTGGAAGCTTTCCACGAAGAAACCAGCTCCGAGTTCTCGATCACCATGCTGAAGGAGGAAAGCTCCGGGTGGGCCAAGAAGACTTCGCCTTCCTGCATGGAACTCGAGCCGGAGATGCTGGCAGACCGCGCGGTCTCGAAGGCGCTCGAGAGCGAGCGCCCGCAGGACATCGCGCCGGGCAAATACACGGTGATCCTTGAGCCGGCCGCGGTGCTGGACCTGCTGGGTTTTCTCTTCTTCGATTTTGGCGGCCTCGCGGTCCAGGAGCGCCGAAGCTGCCTGACCGGCCGGGTTGGCGAAAAGCTTTTTGGCGAAAACATCAACATCCGCGACGACGTGTTTCATCCTTTGCAGGCAGGCGCTCCGTTTGACGGCGAGGGAATTCCGAGGCAGCGCGTGAAGCTGGTGGAGAAGGGAAAAGTCACCAATCTGGTGTACGCCAGAGCGACGGCCCGCAAGATGGGAAAGACCGCCACGGGCCACGGCTTTCCGCTTCCCAACGAATACGGCGAGGCGCCGATGAACATCGTGATGGAGGGCGGCAAAAAAACCGTGGAGAACATGGTCAAGTCCACCGCGCGCGGCCTGCTGGTGACCCGGCTCTGGTACATCCGCGAAGTCGATCCTTACCAGAAAATCCTGACCGGAATGACGCGCGACGGGACTTTCTGGATTGAAGATGGCGAGGTCAAGCACGGCGTCAAGAACCTGCGATTCAACCAGAGTCTGTTCGACATGCTGAATCAGGTCGAAGCCATGGGCGCGGCACAACGGACCGCCGGCGAAGAGTCTTTTGAGATGGTGGTTCCCGCCATGAAGGTGAATGAGTTCAATTTCTCGTCTGCCACGCGGTACTGA
- a CDS encoding TldD/PmbA family protein, which yields MENFGALALDAATSQGATYADARVMDIRQRYLSTKDGKTAQVRESESLGLGVRVIVDGAWGFASTDDLSRQGILAAGLKAVEIARASALAKRQDVQLAPEAKTVDQWEGPCRIDPFLIPVSGCLDLMLKIDAELRRVKNITLAEVAMDFHRIDQLFVSSNGSEIRQIKNQTGAGFVATSFDGTEIQRRSYPNSFGGQYQTKGYELIEELDLLGNAPRIAEEAAALHACDQCPAGERDIILGSSQVGLQIHESIGHPIELDRVLGTEANFAGMSFLTLDQLGTLKYASDIVNVVADATPAHGPGLGTFAYDDEGVPANNTPIITAGLFTGYLTSRETAAAIGQERSNGSMRAEGWNRIPLIRMTNVSLLPGQGKLEDLIADTDDGIYMETNRSWSIDDRRYNFQFGTEIGWEIKNGKRVRMLKNPSYGGITTEFWNSCDAICGPEEWTLWGTPNCGKGQPMQTMGTGHGASPTRFRKVQVGVAYSK from the coding sequence ATGGAAAATTTCGGAGCTCTGGCGCTCGACGCAGCCACATCGCAGGGCGCAACTTACGCTGACGCCCGCGTGATGGACATTCGCCAGCGATATCTTTCCACCAAGGACGGCAAAACAGCACAGGTGAGAGAATCGGAGTCGCTCGGCCTGGGAGTACGGGTGATTGTGGACGGCGCCTGGGGCTTTGCCTCCACCGACGATCTCTCCCGCCAGGGCATCCTCGCCGCCGGACTTAAGGCGGTGGAGATTGCCAGGGCCAGCGCGCTGGCAAAACGCCAGGATGTTCAACTCGCTCCGGAAGCAAAGACCGTGGACCAGTGGGAAGGCCCCTGCCGGATTGATCCTTTTTTGATTCCCGTGTCAGGCTGCCTGGACCTGATGTTGAAAATCGATGCCGAGCTGCGCAGGGTGAAGAACATCACTCTCGCGGAAGTGGCGATGGACTTCCACCGCATCGATCAGCTTTTTGTTTCGAGCAACGGCTCGGAAATCCGGCAGATCAAAAATCAGACCGGCGCCGGATTCGTGGCCACGTCATTTGACGGGACGGAAATCCAGCGGCGGTCTTATCCGAACTCGTTTGGCGGGCAATACCAGACTAAAGGTTACGAATTGATCGAGGAGCTGGACTTGCTGGGCAACGCTCCGCGCATTGCCGAGGAAGCGGCGGCATTGCACGCCTGCGACCAATGTCCGGCAGGTGAACGGGACATCATCCTGGGGAGCTCTCAGGTGGGGCTGCAGATTCATGAGTCGATCGGTCACCCCATCGAGCTTGACCGCGTGCTGGGAACGGAAGCGAATTTTGCGGGCATGAGTTTTCTGACGCTCGACCAGCTCGGCACTCTCAAGTACGCTTCAGACATTGTGAACGTGGTTGCCGATGCCACGCCTGCGCACGGGCCGGGCCTCGGCACATTCGCCTATGATGACGAGGGCGTGCCGGCGAACAACACTCCGATTATCACGGCAGGGCTCTTCACCGGTTATCTGACTTCACGCGAAACCGCGGCGGCGATCGGCCAGGAACGCTCCAATGGAAGCATGCGGGCCGAAGGCTGGAACAGGATCCCGCTGATCCGCATGACCAACGTCAGCCTGCTTCCGGGCCAGGGCAAGCTTGAAGATCTGATCGCCGATACCGACGACGGAATTTACATGGAAACCAACCGGAGCTGGTCCATTGATGACCGCCGCTACAATTTTCAGTTTGGAACGGAAATCGGCTGGGAAATCAAGAACGGCAAGCGGGTCCGGATGCTGAAAAACCCCAGCTACGGCGGGATCACCACCGAGTTCTGGAATTCCTGTGACGCCATCTGCGGCCCGGAAGAATGGACGCTGTGGGGTACGCCGAACTGCGGCAAGGGACAGCCAATGCAGACCATGGGGACCGGGCACGGCGCTTCTCCCACGCGCTTCCGCAAGGTGCAGGTGGGCGTGGCGTATTCAAAATAG
- the ahcY gene encoding adenosylhomocysteinase, protein MPVTNKITHDVKDLGLAAKGKTRIEWAGQWMPVLKLIQERFLKEKPLKGLKIAACLHVTTETANLGITLRDGGADVVLCASNPLSTQDDVAASLVQDYQIPVFAIKGEGNDTYYSHIQSALEHRPHITMDDGADLVTTILTKGKELIPDIIGGTEETTTGVIRLRAMAKQGVLKYPIVAVNDADTKHLFDNRYGTGQSTVDGIVRSTNILLAGAVVVVAGYGWCGRGFAMRARGLGADVIVTEINPTRALEARMDGFRVMPMSEAAKTGQVFVTLTGDKSVLRKEHFELMNDGATIANSGHFNVEIDIPELEELATSKRPVREFVDEYAMADGRKIYLLGEGRLINLAAAEGHPAAVMDMSFADQALSVEYLAKNSKDLKPDVYPVPTDLDEMVAKLKLESMGIQIDTLTPEQVAYLASWSEGT, encoded by the coding sequence ATGCCTGTGACCAATAAGATCACTCACGACGTCAAGGATTTGGGTCTGGCCGCCAAGGGCAAAACGCGCATCGAGTGGGCCGGCCAGTGGATGCCGGTCCTGAAGCTGATTCAGGAACGGTTTTTGAAGGAGAAGCCCCTCAAAGGGCTCAAGATTGCCGCCTGCCTGCACGTCACCACTGAGACAGCGAACCTGGGCATCACGCTTCGCGATGGCGGAGCCGACGTTGTTCTCTGCGCATCGAACCCACTGAGCACTCAGGACGACGTGGCGGCCTCTCTTGTGCAGGACTATCAGATACCTGTCTTCGCCATCAAGGGCGAGGGCAATGACACTTATTACTCCCACATTCAATCCGCCCTCGAGCACCGGCCGCACATCACCATGGATGACGGCGCGGACCTGGTGACGACCATCCTGACCAAGGGCAAGGAACTGATCCCGGACATCATCGGCGGAACGGAAGAGACCACCACCGGCGTTATTCGCCTGCGCGCCATGGCGAAGCAGGGCGTGCTGAAGTATCCCATCGTCGCCGTGAATGATGCCGACACCAAGCACCTGTTTGACAATCGCTACGGAACGGGGCAATCGACGGTGGATGGCATTGTCCGCTCGACGAACATTCTGCTGGCCGGCGCGGTGGTGGTGGTTGCCGGTTACGGATGGTGCGGGCGCGGCTTTGCCATGAGGGCGCGTGGCCTGGGCGCTGATGTAATCGTGACGGAAATCAATCCCACTCGCGCGCTGGAAGCCCGGATGGATGGCTTCCGGGTTATGCCGATGAGCGAAGCGGCGAAGACTGGCCAGGTGTTTGTGACACTCACCGGCGACAAGTCGGTGCTGAGGAAGGAACACTTTGAGTTGATGAACGATGGCGCCACGATTGCCAATTCCGGACACTTCAACGTGGAAATCGACATTCCGGAGCTGGAAGAGCTTGCCACTTCCAAGCGCCCAGTCAGAGAGTTTGTCGACGAATATGCGATGGCGGACGGCCGCAAAATATATCTGCTGGGCGAAGGCCGATTGATCAACCTGGCGGCGGCTGAGGGGCATCCTGCCGCCGTGATGGACATGAGCTTTGCCGACCAGGCGCTTTCCGTCGAGTACCTTGCCAAAAACAGCAAGGACCTGAAACCCGATGTCTATCCCGTTCCCACCGACCTTGACGAGATGGTCGCCAAGCTGAAGCTGGAGTCGATGGGCATCCAGATTGACACTCTGACCCCGGAACAGGTGGCTTACCTGGCATCCTGGTCTGAAGGGACCTAA
- the metK gene encoding methionine adenosyltransferase produces the protein MPGLEHHYFFTSESVTEGHPDKVCDQISDAVLDAVLAADPKGRVACESMVKDADVYVIGEVTTSAKLDIERLVRDTVLSIGYTDPEGGFTSDNCKVHVNLTRQSGDIDMGVSTGGAGDQGMMFGYACDDTEELMPLPITLAQKLCLRLAEVRKKNILDFVRPDGKSQVTVEYKDHKPLRVDAVVVSTQHSASVSNETLREGIIQCVIRPVIPSAMMDANTKYHINPTGRFVTGGPVGDSGLTGRKIIVDTYGGWARHGGGAFSGKDPTKVDRSAAYMARYIAKNIVAAGLATHAEVQLAYAIGVAEPVSVLVDTFGTGKVENGRLVELVRKHFKLSPRGIIESLDLLRPVYRKTAAYGHFGRLDPEFAWERTDKAAILRKESGL, from the coding sequence GTGCCTGGGCTTGAGCATCACTACTTCTTTACTTCCGAGTCGGTGACGGAAGGGCATCCCGACAAAGTGTGCGATCAGATTTCCGACGCGGTGCTTGACGCCGTGCTGGCGGCGGACCCGAAGGGCCGTGTTGCCTGCGAGTCGATGGTCAAAGACGCAGACGTCTACGTGATTGGCGAGGTGACTACCAGCGCCAAGCTGGACATCGAACGTCTGGTGCGTGACACCGTCCTCTCCATTGGCTACACAGATCCCGAAGGCGGATTTACCTCGGACAATTGCAAGGTCCATGTGAATCTGACGCGGCAAAGCGGCGACATCGACATGGGCGTTTCAACCGGCGGCGCGGGCGACCAGGGCATGATGTTCGGCTACGCCTGCGACGACACCGAGGAACTGATGCCGCTGCCCATCACCCTGGCCCAGAAGCTCTGCCTGCGGCTGGCGGAAGTTCGAAAGAAGAACATTCTGGATTTCGTCCGCCCTGACGGGAAGTCTCAGGTGACGGTCGAATACAAGGACCACAAACCTTTGAGGGTGGATGCCGTGGTGGTTTCCACCCAGCACTCCGCCAGCGTTTCGAACGAGACGCTGCGCGAAGGGATCATCCAATGCGTCATCAGGCCGGTGATCCCGTCCGCCATGATGGACGCCAATACCAAGTACCACATCAATCCTACAGGGCGCTTTGTAACCGGCGGGCCAGTGGGCGATTCCGGCCTGACGGGAAGAAAGATCATTGTTGACACCTACGGCGGGTGGGCGCGCCACGGAGGCGGCGCTTTCTCCGGGAAAGATCCCACCAAGGTGGACCGCTCGGCCGCCTACATGGCCCGCTACATCGCCAAAAACATTGTCGCCGCCGGTCTGGCAACCCATGCGGAAGTTCAGCTTGCCTACGCCATTGGAGTGGCAGAGCCGGTGTCCGTGCTGGTGGATACCTTTGGCACGGGAAAAGTGGAAAACGGGCGGCTGGTTGAACTGGTCCGCAAGCATTTCAAACTGTCGCCACGGGGTATCATCGAATCGCTCGATCTGCTCCGGCCGGTTTACAGAAAGACAGCAGCTTATGGCCACTTTGGACGGCTCGATCCGGAGTTTGCCTGGGAGCGGACCGACAAGGCTGCGATTTTACGGAAGGAGAGTGGCTTGTAA
- the prfB gene encoding peptide chain release factor 2 (programmed frameshift), with protein MIEELAREFDELKHRVQELRSFLDAAGQRRELEAIEKQIARPNFWEDQQNSQPILAQRKRLESAIRSDERLGSKLSDLEAYFELAGEGESVLQEIRGEMDSLRAEVDQLETTSLLPSENDQLNAIVTIHPGAGGTESQDWAEMLLRMYRRWAERHNFKFTLNDYQPGEEAGLKSATFTVTGDYAYGLLSAESGVHRLVRISPFDQAARRHTSFASVYVSPEIDDTIDVEIKPDELRVDTYRSSGKGGQHVNTTDSAVRVTHIPTGIVAQCQNERSQHRNREMAMKFLRSRLYALELQRRREAAQKLEDSKGEIAFGNQIRSYVLHPYRLVKDHRTKFEVGDTDRVLDGDIDAFIRAYLTSRRAVAKAG; from the exons GTGATTGAAGAACTGGCGAGAGAATTTGACGAACTAAAGCATCGAGTCCAGGAACTTCGGAGTTTTCTT GACGCCGCCGGACAACGCCGCGAACTGGAAGCCATCGAGAAGCAGATAGCTCGCCCCAATTTCTGGGAAGACCAGCAGAATTCTCAACCAATCCTCGCGCAACGCAAGCGACTGGAGTCGGCCATTCGCTCGGATGAACGCCTGGGCTCGAAGTTATCTGACCTTGAAGCCTACTTTGAACTGGCCGGGGAAGGCGAGAGCGTGTTGCAGGAGATCCGCGGTGAAATGGACTCTCTGCGCGCCGAGGTGGACCAGTTGGAAACCACCAGCCTTCTGCCCAGTGAAAACGACCAGTTGAACGCTATTGTGACCATCCATCCAGGGGCGGGTGGAACGGAATCGCAGGACTGGGCGGAAATGCTGTTGCGCATGTACCGGCGATGGGCTGAGCGTCACAACTTCAAATTCACGCTGAATGATTACCAGCCCGGCGAAGAAGCGGGGCTGAAGTCAGCAACCTTCACGGTGACGGGCGATTATGCCTACGGCCTGCTGAGCGCGGAGAGCGGCGTGCATCGCCTCGTCCGCATCTCGCCGTTTGACCAGGCTGCGCGCCGGCACACCTCATTCGCGTCGGTGTATGTAAGCCCGGAAATCGACGACACCATCGACGTTGAAATCAAGCCTGATGAATTAAGGGTTGATACGTACCGCTCCTCGGGGAAGGGTGGCCAGCACGTCAACACCACCGATTCCGCCGTGCGCGTTACGCACATTCCCACAGGAATTGTGGCGCAGTGCCAGAACGAGCGGTCGCAGCATCGCAACCGCGAGATGGCCATGAAGTTTCTCCGCTCGCGGCTCTACGCCCTGGAGCTTCAAAGGCGGCGGGAGGCGGCGCAGAAGCTGGAGGATTCCAAGGGCGAAATCGCCTTCGGCAATCAGATTCGTTCCTATGTGCTGCATCCTTATCGGCTGGTGAAGGACCATCGCACCAAGTTTGAGGTCGGCGACACTGACCGCGTACTCGACGGCGATATTGATGCCTTTATCCGGGCCTATCTGACATCGCGGCGGGCCGTGGCAAAGGCGGGGTAG